ATTGCATAAATAAACCGCTATGAATCAACTGGATTCTTCAAGAAGaaaatcttcatttatttttactttttgcagtCTCCACGCGGTTGTGCAGTGTCAACAAAATTACGTGGAACACAACTCGAACAAGTTGCTGGTTTAATATTGCAGTGACACGACTTCCGGGAATCCCACTCAATGGCTCTTCCCAATTAGTTTATACTTAGTGCTTTCATCCAAGCAATGGTGctttctcccaaaaaaaaaaaaaaaaaaaaaaaaaaaaaaacatgatgcTTTCCGCGGAATGAAGATCATTCGTTTGGGAAATGAAGTGGGCCgacatattttataaacttcATTTCTTCTGGTTTCATACTAGGGCACTAGAGCCCTTGCTTTTGGGAATAGAGTCTATCAATGGATATCTAACAGGATACTCCATTACAGGAAATAGAAAACTCGATTAGATTTAGCAGAAAACCTGACGTTCAACATTATATTATTGGTTTTTTCTCCTTGCTTGCTGCGTGCCGCTGCTTGATTGGTTGTCATTGTGTTCTGTCAGGGGTTGTAATTTCCATTTAATGCTGTTGCCTCTGCACTAAACCAGCTGTTATAACTCTAGCTTATCTTATCCTATGATCTATCACCCACTAACAACAGGGACAGACGCTCTTAAAAATCTGTGGAAAGATCGGAGAAAAGCAAAAGGAGAACTAGAAGGACAAAGCTTTCCTATGATCTATGGGTGGGAGAATTAGGAGGACAAAGCATTAATTTAACAGTGCTCCGTAGATTTCAATGGGTGGttaatatatattcaaagtAGTCCACTATGTTTAACATGCCCACCATGAATGTAGTGGTTGACTGGGGGTACCATTGTTTCGTGTATTGCCTTGGGACTTCTTGCTTTCACTATTCACCCATTAAAATTCTTTGTTTTAACCCACATTTATTTGATTACTCAAGTGATAAAAGGTagcaaaagaaagggaaaatgtAAGCATGTGAACCATGACTTGGTTGCTTTCTCTCATCTTTAATTCATCAACGTTTTTACAGTTGATATCCCAATTTTATGTAGATTACTACATTCCCTATTGAACAGAAGACCACTCAGCACTGAATTACTTCAAAACATTCTTTAACATTGGCTATAAACAGCGAGTGTTGTATTGACAAAATTAGAGCAGTGGGATAACAAAATCTAGCATGAAGAATgacatttctcttaaaattaaGAGTCTGCTgatacaaaaacaaatgaaaattcACACAACGTCTATCTTCAACTAATTATGTGCAGAAGTTAACTGAAGGGAGCTGTAAAATGATTGAGTATCCGAGGGACACTTTCGGGGTCCTTTTTGCTAGCCCTCCCCAACAAAACAGCCATGACGCAAGAACAGGTTCCTTAGCCTTTCAGTAGAAAGAAAACCAGCAGAAGGCAGGgtgatttttcttaatgatgGCCTTGAAAACACCATCCACGCAATCTCTATATTCACATTATCGCACCATTTCAGATTTATCTCCCTTAATCCTCTGCAGTTCTTCATTACTTCCTTCACCCCTTTATCCGTCACATTCAGGCAGCCCGCCAATTCCAAACGTCGTAGCCTGCAACTTCTCTTTCCGATTATAGACAAAGCATTATCATTAATCCCTGATCCTTTTGCACTCAGTTCCTCCAATTCGGAGAGTTCGAAGTCTATCATGAACTCCTTGATCCCTCTACATTGGTTTATCTCCAAATGCCTGATCTCCCTGCAACTCTTAAAAATTTCTGAAATGCTTTCTCCTGTGATTTCCCAACAAGAACTTAGGTCGAGGAGTTGTAAACCGGGGCAAACAGTAACCAAAGTTTTGATACTCTCATTTCCCATTTTACCATTTTGAGCCAAGTTTAGAGCCTTGACGCGATGGTTCACCACAAAATCCGTAGTAAGATCTTCCTTCCCTAGATTTGTTCTCTCCATTTTGACTTCATTCAGTAGATGACACATTTTCATGATGGTAAAGAAGGTCGAACTTGTGAGCTTAGAACATTTACTGAGATTTATTGAGGTTAACTTGGAGAAAGAGTCGGATAACTCCATTATGTTCTGGTCTGTGAGAAAACTTACTCCTTCAAGGTTTAACAAACAAAGACTCCGGTACTTGTTCAACAGCAAAGAGAAGCCGGCAAACGTGAAACCGTGGCAATGGGCAAGAGTGAGCTTATTTAGTGGGAGACATGCTTCTACAATTGAATAAAGCAGTTCATCCGCAACAAATGAGTTTGACAGATCAATATCTCCCAAGGCTTTAGCGTATAGAAAAGATTCTACGAAACCAACCTCCATTGAAGGCAACCCGATTTCATTTACAGATATGGACCTCAATTCACGACTATAACGAATCGCGAAAGCAATAGCATTTGGGGTTATGCAAGAGCAGTCTCGGACCGCGATTTCTCTGATTAAGGTACAATTGGATGACAGAGCGATTAGTGATTGATTGGTAATGAACTGGTTGCCTGAAAGGTCGATCTTGATCAGGTTTTTAAGCTTCAATGTCAACGCAGAAACCCCCAAGTCAGTCACAGGCCCCGAAAATCTCCCCAAATTATCCAACCCATTTGAGGAGTAGCAATCTTTATGCTCAGGATAGCTGATATCAAGTTCTTCCAGATTTGGAAACGATGATGCTATAGTAAACAGATGGATGTCCTGCAATAAGCCTATCTTGGAGCAATTCAGGCTTCTCAAGTTCTTCATATTCGAACCCAATTCTCTCAACCCATCGAGGTGAAGACTCTTCTGGTTGGAAAGATGGAGAGCTTCGAGGTCTAACCCAGACATTGCAATCTGATTAAGAAGGCCTTCGAGGTCTCCATGAAAGTCACGGAGTTCTATCTTGCGGAGACGACGAAATCTTCGGAGGAGTCGAGGAAGGAAAAGAATTGTCTGGTCGGTGACAGTGAGGAAAACTCGAAGTTGATTGGAGATGGCGAGGAACTGCCTGCAGACCAAAGATAGCGATTCGAAGTGACGATGGTGGTCGACGAAAGAGAACACGAGTTCCCAACATTCTTCGGGAAGATGTACAGGGGGTTTCTCTGACATTGATTTCAGTTGGAGGAACTGGAAGGAATGAAAGGGAGAGATGGGTAAAGTTGTTTTGGTAGAGCAGATCTTGAGATCCGTGGATATATCCGCGTTTTGAaataaaggagaaagaaaagagttCATTTTACCTTTCTTGTTggttcaattttaaattttgaattttaaattttaaaactattcgaataatatatatctatatatttaaattttaaggctACTcgaatcaaatatatatatataatatatattttatctttttaacataattataaatagattgGGACGGTGATAAATATGGAATTTTCATGTATAATGTGAAATGATATGTACACGTACACTTTCAtgtaaaattctatctaaatcgACTGCATTATCAATCATTACGGATAAGTTTTGGAAgcgagatgaaataaaaattttataaatagtagaaaaTTAGTTTGtatatagtaatgaaatagtttaaataaagttttatagagttttgagaaatgagagataaaaagttgaataaaaaatattataaagtttaaatattattataatatttttttaataatataattttttttagattaaaaagttgaattattttttattttttgtctgaaagtttggaaaaattataatgattagtttgaaagtatttatgtttgagtaatatttaagaaggggatgagatgaaaattttgaaattaaatttttttcaaaacaagccCTCAGTCTTTAGGATAATATCTCTCATCCcttctacttttttcttttatttttttgactaAGTGTTCTTTCAAGATGATACCATCTTTAACAACTTCATTGCAATTCTCGAGTCAtcatctaacattttttttttcctcatgaTCATCTTTGTACTTTAGAATATTGGAAGTTGAGGAAAGCTCAATATGTGAGGAGAGATGCTTGAAAATATATCCCAAGTGGAGGCTATTTCATGGAAAATGTATGAGTGGCCTTTCGCTGTTATTGTGTCACTAATTATTCAGTAATGACTGTTTCTTACAGCTTTTTTACAATTTAGTTAATAAAGTTGTAAGagtgttattattttataaacatatattttatttaaaactgttAGAATGCATAGCGGAAAAGTATCTCAAGCTCAATTTAAAGAATTGTttcacaagtttttccagattaataaactccaagcgttttctcttagtggcgaaagtgtactacgtagtatggaactacagtaacacttaatcaatccacagcctaagtatttttatcaagagagaacaaaaagagagagagtatttttctatttttcagatggtgccaaaaacacaattggggaggactatatatagtcctcctctgcacggctggccttaaaggccagccttcaattgtatcatgtaacagcagtaacgcatggctttaagccatgcattACAAGCAGGAGGGGGTCAGCTCCACGTGGGAGCCCCTCCATCTAatatctcccactcgcacacagtgggcatgaccccaagtcagcatctctctaatgttctcaatcttgttcatacaaataaataggtcGTGCGATCACCAAGCACATCTatagaaaggagggagtacatacaccaaatctctcccagagaagaccagcatagtaacatccctaacgtgtctggtcatgtcctagacttattTGATcacatcaagatcaagcattttcgaaccctcttgaatttaaaaaactcagaacaatgtttgactacctccaaatatttcaatgtgttcacaacctttagccgctaccaagatgtagcgtcattcgtatgacgtcagcaaacaTTATCGAAGATACAATatcgaatagtcttccctctacactcatatcactcaattttggtcgaactgctttcccaacaatgcctctttagaccgtatctatcatggccatagacagcatgccaaagtagcaaacatcacaacctccatctcgtgacatagtcaaaagtaaaggatattttttaagaaatgagactcacacagtgagaaagagggaaacattttactcacttactcatatggtcgtataagcacatatagtatgaaacacatgctacggtggatttctctttcttaaagagcatatgtctatatcaacaccgtacagatcttagtctagccgctccttaagcgtccaacccgaattcctctatttgcacgtctccaaggcatcaaagaggaactcgcatctggcttactacaggctacatggacaagtacctagggacacaatgtctcatctctactcgccACTTAAGCActagaggcgatcgctcgtgtgagtgagccgatccaagcctgttgacatatcttgtgtgtgtgtattaaaaacaatacgataaagacaaaaactgaatcatattgtattaatatcccaaaggaaatgttacatctttatgtcatttgaaacacaaattacatttatagtctacgcagtcctagattcctaacatgagcctcgaagacatctcttgctataggcttcgttaagggatcagcaaccatgcgactcgtagaaagatgtttcagaaccacttctTTTTGCActatcatgtctctgatgtagtgatatctgatatctatgtgtttggttcttccatgatactttgagtccttagcat
Above is a genomic segment from Juglans microcarpa x Juglans regia isolate MS1-56 chromosome 1D, Jm3101_v1.0, whole genome shotgun sequence containing:
- the LOC121258772 gene encoding F-box/LRR-repeat protein 2: MSEKPPVHLPEECWELVFSFVDHHRHFESLSLVCRQFLAISNQLRVFLTVTDQTILFLPRLLRRFRRLRKIELRDFHGDLEGLLNQIAMSGLDLEALHLSNQKSLHLDGLRELGSNMKNLRSLNCSKIGLLQDIHLFTIASSFPNLEELDISYPEHKDCYSSNGLDNLGRFSGPVTDLGVSALTLKLKNLIKIDLSGNQFITNQSLIALSSNCTLIREIAVRDCSCITPNAIAFAIRYSRELRSISVNEIGLPSMEVGFVESFLYAKALGDIDLSNSFVADELLYSIVEACLPLNKLTLAHCHGFTFAGFSLLLNKYRSLCLLNLEGVSFLTDQNIMELSDSFSKLTSINLSKCSKLTSSTFFTIMKMCHLLNEVKMERTNLGKEDLTTDFVVNHRVKALNLAQNGKMGNESIKTLVTVCPGLQLLDLSSCWEITGESISEIFKSCREIRHLEINQCRGIKEFMIDFELSELEELSAKGSGINDNALSIIGKRSCRLRRLELAGCLNVTDKGVKEVMKNCRGLREINLKWCDNVNIEIAWMVFSRPSLRKITLPSAGFLSTERLRNLFLRHGCFVGEG